A region from the Hylaeus volcanicus isolate JK05 chromosome 6, UHH_iyHylVolc1.0_haploid, whole genome shotgun sequence genome encodes:
- the LOC128878192 gene encoding uncharacterized protein LOC128878192, with amino-acid sequence MELSKPSCHDTTFQSRTLFSQCVGRNIHQNGSVLWLRRRNRRRTFFKHRRLGLDYEWVHLSPYRMQLPRRERNTIGDLAYFPIDYVSVKAVTRVYRRGERMPKKAWSALPSACVDFQSEQAVMSRTDPLGFQQEVSRFVLT; translated from the exons ATGGAATTATCGAAACCCTCATGCCATGATACAACATTTCAATCAAGGACGCTTTTCAGTCAATGTGTGGGCAG GAATATTCATCAGAATGGATCGGTTCTTTGGCtgagaagaagaaatagaagacGAACATTTTTCAAGCATAGAAG GTTAGGTTTGGATTACGAATGGGTTCATTTGTCTCCTTACCGTATGCAGCTACCACGGAGGGAAAGAAATACGATAGGAGATTTGGCCTATTTCCCGATAGATTATGTTAGCGTTAAAGCTGTTACGCGAGTGTACAGGCGCGGGGAGAGGATGCCGAAGAAAGCGTGGAGTGCACTACCTTCAGCATGTGTTGACTTCCAGAGCGAACAAGCCGTAATGTCGAGGACAGACCCACTTGGATTTCAGCAAGAGGTTTCGCGTTTCGTTCTCACTTAG